The DNA sequence GCCCTGAATGTGTAGTACGGGTCGGGATAGCAGCAGAAACTGCTTCATAATGAATAGCTAACGCAGAGAAAACAAATCATCAACGCCTAACAACTTCCTGCTTGTGAAACCCTCACCATAAGTCGCTTGAATGCTACGGCCAAATTCCCGGGCCCTTCCTTCGGTGTATTGAATAAAGTCTGGCGTCGAGATATAGGTTTGCGGCTCATCACTATCTGCAGCAGCATTGAATTGTGTAGTATACGCCAATATGGATTGCTTCTTGATCTCCCAATAAGGCGTGATATCTAAAATAATATCTGGTTGAATATATTTATCCTGTATCAATTGAAGCTGTAGTCGTGGACGAAAGCTCTCTTGAACAGTTTCGTCATCCCGCGTTTCAATGCGCCTTAAACCAGACAGAAACAACGCGTCATTAACGAGCTTGCTCGCACGCCCATGATCTGGATGCCGGTCATCCACTGCATTGGTGATTACAATCTCGGGACGGTATTTTCGAATACATCGAATTACTGCTAGCTGATGCGCTTCGTCATTCTCAAAAAAACCATCTTTCAATCCCAAATTAACACGCAGTGTTACTCCCAAAATATCTGCTGCAGCCTGTGCTTCGGCGGCGCGCGTTTCAGCCGTTCCGCGCGTACCTAGTTCGCCACGCGTCATATCCACGATCCCGACCTTCTTCCCTGCTGCCACATACTTCGCAATTGTACCACCAGCACCAAGCTCCGCATCATCAGGATGCACTGTTATCACCATCAAATCCAATTCCATACGGGTAGATTATTGTTTAAAAATAGGGACAAATATAATGTTTAAACGCATAGTTATGTGGAGAAATTGTGAAATCAGAGATCTAACTTCACAAAAACTAATACGTTTTAATAAATAGGTAGTAATTAGCGATTCCCAGCCATCGGTCTGGCCTGTTCGTACTCCCGGATAATCGTCTCAATAACGAAATCCTCTTGTGGATTGTACGAACTTTTTAGATTGTGCCCTACCACACGGGCAACACCTTGGTATACAAAGGCGGCAACACCACCTTTCATCTCTTTAACCAACTCATAACTGGTATTTCCAGTCTGTCTTTCGATGAGCTTAATCAATATCTTACCCTGGCTGATGGAAAGGTTTTTCACTTCTGATGTGATTTTATGCTTGATCTCATGCTCACATTCCTTCACTAGCCTGCGCTCTTCCTTTCTATTCTGCGCAAGTGCCAAATCACGATCCAACTGAGCGTACCGTTTTTGCGCATACATAGCATATGGAAGCACACGGAGCACATTTCTCTTTAAACGAAGATATTGCATACGCTCCTCTTCGCTCTTCCAAGGTCGAAAAGCGACAATTACTACTTCTGGAATAAGAAAGGTGGGCACTACCTCGCCCGTCTCTAGGCGTACCGTCTGATAGGTATCTACAACCTGAGCCTGACCCCCACCATAATGGGGCATCGTCAACTGTTGAGTATGACCTATCAAAGGAAGTAAAACAAGCGTCGCAACCGCACTAATCAAGACTCTCATACACGAATTAAATCGCAAATTCATTTTAAATATACACAGATTTTCCTTAAATTTATTTCTAACAAAAA is a window from the Sphingobacterium sp. lm-10 genome containing:
- a CDS encoding DUF4294 domain-containing protein — protein: MRVLISAVATLVLLPLIGHTQQLTMPHYGGGQAQVVDTYQTVRLETGEVVPTFLIPEVVIVAFRPWKSEEERMQYLRLKRNVLRVLPYAMYAQKRYAQLDRDLALAQNRKEERRLVKECEHEIKHKITSEVKNLSISQGKILIKLIERQTGNTSYELVKEMKGGVAAFVYQGVARVVGHNLKSSYNPQEDFVIETIIREYEQARPMAGNR
- the bshB1 gene encoding bacillithiol biosynthesis deacetylase BshB1 — its product is MELDLMVITVHPDDAELGAGGTIAKYVAAGKKVGIVDMTRGELGTRGTAETRAAEAQAAADILGVTLRVNLGLKDGFFENDEAHQLAVIRCIRKYRPEIVITNAVDDRHPDHGRASKLVNDALFLSGLRRIETRDDETVQESFRPRLQLQLIQDKYIQPDIILDITPYWEIKKQSILAYTTQFNAAADSDEPQTYISTPDFIQYTEGRAREFGRSIQATYGEGFTSRKLLGVDDLFSLR